Proteins encoded together in one Mycolicibacter minnesotensis window:
- the gcvH gene encoding glycine cleavage system protein GcvH, with protein MSSESSVPSDLYYTAEHEWVRRTGPDAVRVGITDFAQAALGDVVFVQLPAVGTEVTAGEAFGEVESTKSVSDLYAPITASVIAVNAELDANPQLVNSDPYGAGWLLELQVANADSAGLDQSLAGLLSTEAYRATLSE; from the coding sequence GTGAGTTCGGAAAGTTCAGTTCCGTCCGACCTGTATTACACCGCGGAGCACGAGTGGGTTCGCCGCACCGGACCCGACGCCGTCCGGGTGGGCATCACCGATTTCGCGCAGGCGGCGCTGGGCGATGTGGTTTTCGTTCAGCTACCTGCAGTGGGCACCGAGGTGACCGCCGGCGAAGCTTTCGGCGAGGTGGAGTCGACCAAATCCGTTTCCGACCTCTACGCGCCGATCACCGCCTCGGTGATCGCTGTCAACGCCGAGCTGGACGCGAACCCGCAGCTGGTGAACTCCGACCCGTACGGCGCGGGTTGGCTGCTGGAACTTCAGGTGGCAAACGCGGATTCGGCGGGCCTAGACCAGAGTCTGGCGGGGCTGCTGAGCACCGAGGCCTACCGGGCGACGTTGTCGGAATGA
- the ftsR gene encoding transcriptional regulator FtsR translates to MSAPDSPELAGMSIGAVLDLLRPDFPDVTVSKIRFLETEGLVMPQRAASGYRRFSAYDCARLRYVLTAQRDHYLPLKVIKARLDAEPDGALPSAESPYPTPRLVAAGGERSQRGAALPVPPRQVRLSREDLLARSGGDDALLTALVRSGVINAGPGGLFDEHAVVIVQCARGLADYGVEARHLRAFRSAADRQSDLIAQIAGPLVKGGKAGGRDRADDLAREVAALAIALHTALLKSSVHDVLHG, encoded by the coding sequence GTGAGCGCGCCTGACAGCCCTGAACTGGCCGGGATGTCGATCGGAGCGGTACTGGATCTGCTCCGCCCGGATTTTCCCGACGTTACGGTCTCCAAGATTCGTTTTCTGGAGACCGAGGGGCTGGTCATGCCGCAGCGTGCGGCGTCAGGCTATCGGCGGTTCAGCGCGTACGACTGCGCTCGGTTGCGCTACGTGCTGACCGCGCAACGCGATCACTACCTGCCGCTGAAGGTGATCAAGGCGCGGCTGGATGCCGAACCGGACGGGGCACTGCCCTCGGCCGAGTCGCCGTATCCCACGCCGCGACTGGTGGCGGCCGGGGGAGAGCGCAGCCAACGCGGGGCGGCTCTCCCGGTGCCACCCCGCCAGGTGCGGCTGAGTCGGGAGGACCTCCTGGCTCGCTCGGGTGGCGATGACGCACTGCTGACAGCACTGGTCAGATCCGGTGTGATCAACGCCGGGCCCGGCGGCCTGTTCGACGAACATGCGGTCGTCATAGTCCAGTGCGCGCGCGGGCTGGCCGACTACGGTGTCGAAGCGCGGCATCTGCGGGCATTCCGTTCGGCGGCCGACCGGCAGTCCGACCTGATCGCCCAGATTGCCGGCCCGCTGGTCAAGGGGGGCAAGGCGGGCGGGCGGGACCGCGCCGACGACTTGGCTCGCGAGGTCGCGGCGCTGGCGATCGCGCTGCACACCGCGCTGCTCAAGTCCTCGGTCCACGACGTACTGCACGGCTGA
- a CDS encoding small basic family protein, with translation MIGIAALIAGIVLGLVFHPSVPEVVQPYLPIAVVAALDAVFGGLRAYLERIFDAKVFVVSFVFNVLVAALLVYLGDQLGVGTQLSTAIIVVLGIRIFGNAAALRRRLFGA, from the coding sequence ATGATCGGTATCGCTGCACTGATCGCCGGCATTGTGCTGGGACTGGTCTTTCACCCCAGCGTGCCGGAAGTGGTTCAGCCCTATCTGCCGATCGCAGTGGTGGCGGCATTGGATGCGGTGTTCGGCGGCCTACGCGCCTACCTGGAGCGGATCTTCGACGCGAAGGTATTCGTCGTGTCGTTCGTCTTCAACGTCCTGGTGGCCGCCCTGCTGGTCTATCTCGGTGACCAACTGGGCGTCGGCACCCAGTTGTCGACCGCGATCATCGTGGTGTTGGGCATCCGGATCTTCGGCAACGCGGCGGCGTTGCGGCGACGGCTGTTCGGAGCCTGA
- a CDS encoding DUF881 domain-containing protein, whose protein sequence is MAEPFFALSGYDSQGFAGAHEAGRPRTFAVPSLLRSLLSEHLDPGYAAAAARRRRRAAPLPARTRVAGWAWKAMAALLVATVFAIGVAQARSVAPGVRDAQQVLAANVRAAEKATGTLADKRDTYANQVDDSQRHRLADDAQGQRVLAGLDALSLESASTQVTGPGVVVTVTDPGAGRNLSDASKQRVSGSQQIILDRDLQLVVNSLWASGAEAIAVGDVRIGPNVTIRQAGGAILVDNKPISSPYALQAIGPPRELRETFDRSPGLYRLRLLEASYGVGVRVDGRSSADLTLPAGSVRDVRFAKQIGAS, encoded by the coding sequence GTGGCTGAACCGTTCTTCGCCCTGAGCGGCTACGACTCCCAGGGCTTCGCCGGCGCCCACGAGGCCGGCCGCCCGCGCACGTTCGCGGTACCTTCGCTGCTGCGCTCGCTGTTGTCCGAACACCTCGACCCCGGCTACGCGGCGGCGGCCGCCCGGCGTCGGCGCCGTGCCGCGCCGCTGCCCGCCAGAACCCGCGTGGCGGGATGGGCATGGAAGGCGATGGCGGCGCTGCTGGTGGCGACCGTGTTCGCCATCGGTGTAGCCCAGGCCCGCTCCGTGGCCCCCGGGGTGCGTGACGCCCAACAGGTGCTGGCCGCGAACGTCCGAGCGGCCGAAAAGGCCACCGGCACCCTCGCCGACAAACGGGACACCTACGCCAACCAAGTCGATGACTCACAACGGCACCGGCTGGCCGACGATGCCCAGGGCCAGCGGGTGCTGGCCGGCCTGGACGCGCTGAGTCTGGAGTCCGCCAGCACCCAGGTGACCGGCCCCGGGGTGGTCGTCACCGTGACGGACCCCGGCGCCGGGCGAAACCTCTCTGATGCCTCCAAACAGCGCGTGTCGGGCAGTCAGCAGATCATCTTGGACCGCGACCTGCAGCTGGTGGTCAACTCGCTGTGGGCCAGCGGGGCGGAGGCGATCGCGGTCGGCGATGTACGCATCGGTCCCAACGTCACGATCCGTCAGGCCGGGGGCGCCATCCTGGTCGACAACAAGCCGATCAGCAGTCCCTACGCATTGCAGGCCATCGGTCCGCCACGCGAGTTGCGCGAGACCTTCGACCGCAGTCCCGGTCTGTACCGGCTACGTCTGCTCGAAGCCTCCTACGGGGTGGGGGTGCGGGTCGACGGCCGCAGCTCGGCCGACCTGACCCTGCCGGCGGGATCGGTACGAGATGTCCGATTTGCCAAACAGATCGGGGCATCGTGA
- a CDS encoding MerR family transcriptional regulator — translation MGDQPGQDQLDFKGQPDTGDREVPAAPSATARPVQGGLFPDDSVPDELVGYRGPSACQVAGITYRQLDYWARTSLVVPSIRGAAGSGSQRLYSFKDILVLKIVKRLLDTGISLHNIRIAVDHLRERGVSDLANITLFSDGTTVYECTSAEEVVDLLQGGQGVFGIAVSGAMRELTGVISEFPGERADGGESIAAPEDELASRRKFRDRKTG, via the coding sequence GTGGGCGATCAACCTGGGCAGGATCAGCTGGACTTCAAGGGTCAACCCGACACGGGTGACCGCGAAGTCCCCGCGGCTCCGTCCGCCACCGCTCGACCGGTACAGGGCGGGCTTTTCCCCGACGACTCCGTTCCCGATGAGCTCGTCGGTTACCGCGGCCCCAGCGCCTGCCAGGTCGCCGGCATCACCTACCGCCAGCTCGACTACTGGGCTCGCACCTCGCTGGTGGTCCCCTCGATCCGCGGTGCGGCAGGTTCGGGCAGTCAGCGGCTGTACTCGTTCAAAGACATCCTGGTGCTCAAGATCGTGAAGCGACTCCTCGACACCGGAATCTCGCTGCACAACATTCGGATCGCGGTCGACCACCTGCGTGAGCGCGGGGTTTCGGACCTGGCCAACATCACGCTGTTCTCCGACGGCACCACGGTCTACGAGTGCACCTCGGCCGAAGAGGTCGTTGACCTGCTGCAGGGTGGTCAGGGCGTGTTCGGCATCGCGGTCTCGGGCGCGATGCGAGAGCTGACCGGCGTCATCTCCGAGTTCCCCGGTGAGCGGGCCGACGGAGGCGAGTCGATCGCCGCACCGGAAGACGAGCTAGCCAGCCGCCGCAAGTTCCGCGACCGCAAGACCGGTTAG
- the garA gene encoding glycogen accumulation regulator GarA → MTEKDPATGQDQLGDEVTAETTSVFRADFLSELDAPAQAGGDSLTSGVEGLPAGSALLVVKRGPNAGSRFLLDQPVTAAGRHPDSDIFLDDVTVSRRHAEFRLEGNEFQVVDVGSLNGTYVNREPVDSAVLVNGDEVQVGKFRLVFLTGPKTAETEAGPGS, encoded by the coding sequence GTGACGGAGAAGGACCCGGCGACGGGGCAAGACCAGTTGGGCGATGAGGTCACCGCGGAAACCACATCGGTTTTCCGCGCCGACTTTCTGAGCGAACTCGACGCTCCCGCGCAGGCGGGCGGCGACAGCCTGACCTCGGGTGTGGAGGGGCTGCCTGCGGGTTCCGCGCTGCTGGTCGTCAAGCGTGGACCCAACGCCGGATCGCGATTCCTGCTTGACCAGCCTGTCACCGCAGCGGGTCGGCATCCCGACAGCGACATCTTCCTCGATGACGTCACCGTGAGTCGCCGTCATGCCGAGTTCCGGCTGGAGGGCAACGAGTTTCAGGTCGTCGACGTCGGCAGCCTCAACGGCACCTACGTCAACCGGGAGCCGGTCGATTCGGCTGTCCTGGTCAATGGTGACGAGGTCCAGGTCGGCAAGTTCCGCCTGGTATTCCTGACCGGCCCGAAGACGGCTGAGACCGAGGCCGGGCCGGGCAGCTAG
- a CDS encoding bifunctional nuclease family protein, translating into MGEVRVVGIRVEQPQNQPVLLLREADGDRYLPIWIGQAEAAAIALEQQGVEPARPLTHDLIRDLIGALGHSLKEVRIVDLQEGTFYADLIFDRDITVSARPSDSVAIALRVGVPIYVEESVLAEAGLLIPDENDDESDGAVREDEVEKFKEFLDSVSPDDFKAT; encoded by the coding sequence ATGGGTGAAGTACGCGTGGTCGGCATCCGCGTCGAGCAGCCGCAGAACCAGCCGGTACTGCTTCTGCGCGAGGCCGATGGTGACCGATACCTTCCGATCTGGATCGGGCAGGCCGAGGCCGCTGCGATCGCACTGGAGCAGCAGGGCGTAGAGCCGGCACGTCCCCTGACCCACGATCTGATCCGGGACCTCATCGGCGCACTCGGGCACTCACTCAAAGAGGTCCGCATCGTCGATCTGCAAGAGGGCACGTTCTACGCCGACTTGATCTTCGACCGTGACATCACGGTGTCGGCGCGTCCGTCGGACTCGGTGGCCATCGCCTTGCGGGTGGGAGTGCCGATCTATGTCGAGGAGTCGGTGTTGGCCGAAGCGGGCCTCCTGATTCCCGACGAGAACGACGACGAGAGCGACGGCGCGGTACGCGAAGACGAGGTGGAGAAGTTCAAGGAATTCCTCGATAGCGTGTCGCCGGACGATTTCAAAGCAACCTGA
- a CDS encoding DUF881 domain-containing protein, translating into MSSTDPEPHGRHELPQSARPDSAPPPGRSGPLFSVLGLLLCLLLGVAIVTQVRQNDSEDALETARPADLLVLLDSLRQREATLGTEVAELQQTLDALQKSGSSDQAAIENAQARLAALAIMIGTVGAIGPGVVITIDDSARGVAPETMLDVINELRAAGAEAIEVRDGTKAVRIGVDSWVAGASGAVEFDGTVLTPPYSVLAIGDPPTLAAAMNIPGGAVDSVRRLGGAMTVQQADRVEVTVLRQPKPRQYAQPVK; encoded by the coding sequence ATGAGTAGCACCGATCCGGAGCCGCACGGCAGACACGAACTGCCGCAGTCGGCCCGGCCCGACAGTGCGCCGCCGCCGGGCCGGTCCGGTCCGCTGTTCAGCGTGCTGGGGCTGCTGCTGTGCCTGCTGCTGGGGGTGGCGATTGTCACTCAGGTACGCCAGAACGATTCCGAAGACGCCTTGGAGACGGCTCGGCCCGCCGACCTCTTGGTGCTGCTGGATTCGCTGCGTCAACGCGAAGCCACCCTGGGCACCGAGGTCGCCGAGCTACAGCAAACGCTCGACGCGCTGCAGAAGTCCGGGAGCAGTGATCAGGCCGCCATCGAAAACGCCCAGGCCCGGCTCGCCGCCCTGGCCATCATGATCGGCACTGTGGGCGCGATCGGGCCCGGCGTCGTGATCACCATCGACGACTCCGCCCGCGGTGTCGCACCCGAGACCATGCTCGATGTGATCAACGAGCTGCGGGCGGCCGGCGCCGAGGCCATCGAGGTCCGCGACGGCACCAAGGCGGTGCGCATCGGTGTGGACTCGTGGGTGGCGGGCGCGTCCGGCGCGGTGGAATTCGATGGGACCGTGCTGACGCCTCCGTATTCGGTTCTGGCGATTGGCGATCCGCCGACTTTGGCGGCTGCCATGAACATTCCCGGCGGGGCCGTCGACAGCGTCAGGCGGCTCGGCGGGGCGATGACGGTGCAGCAGGCGGACCGCGTTGAGGTGACCGTGTTGCGGCAACCGAAACCACGCCAATACGCTCAGCCAGTCAAGTGA
- a CDS encoding CDP-alcohol phosphatidyltransferase family protein, which produces MTVGSGSDRVQDRVLTVPNIISVARLGLIGVFLYLLLIARADGPAVAVLMLSGASDWADGKVARLFNQYSKLGALLDPAIDRLYMLAIPVAFGVRGLVPWWIIGVLLARDLLLAATLPALRSRGLTALPVTYVGKAGTFALMSAFPLILLGQWDTLASRVVLSAGWGFLIWGLGMYLWAFVLYLIQVTLVVRRMPKVSGG; this is translated from the coding sequence ATGACTGTCGGGTCCGGATCCGATCGCGTTCAGGACCGGGTGCTCACCGTGCCCAACATCATCAGCGTGGCTCGCCTCGGCCTGATCGGCGTCTTTCTGTACCTGCTGCTGATCGCGCGGGCCGACGGGCCCGCCGTGGCGGTACTGATGCTCAGCGGTGCCTCCGACTGGGCCGACGGCAAAGTGGCTCGGCTGTTCAATCAGTACTCGAAGCTGGGGGCCCTGCTCGACCCGGCGATCGACCGGCTCTACATGCTGGCGATTCCGGTGGCGTTCGGCGTGCGGGGCCTGGTGCCCTGGTGGATCATCGGCGTTCTGTTGGCCCGGGATCTGCTGCTTGCGGCCACCCTGCCGGCGTTGCGCAGTCGCGGCCTGACGGCCCTGCCGGTGACGTACGTGGGCAAAGCGGGCACCTTCGCCCTGATGTCGGCGTTCCCGCTGATCCTGCTGGGGCAGTGGGACACCCTGGCCAGTCGGGTGGTGCTGTCGGCCGGATGGGGCTTCCTGATCTGGGGACTGGGCATGTACCTGTGGGCCTTCGTGCTGTATCTGATCCAGGTGACGCTGGTGGTCCGCAGGATGCCGAAGGTCAGCGGTGGCTGA
- a CDS encoding TetR/AcrR family transcriptional regulator, with amino-acid sequence MIDPHFVSVIGQAVAGVPPEHAADPTAQRILDAAVHEAATAGLGRITIEDVVRRAGVSRMTAYRRYPRREDLIQALIRRETQRFLAAVADAIDNTHDRNHGVAEAFVAAITFARTHPMLSRAGQFGPLPATDSADLLAMGTAFIANYLHGDAPGGPGQAERWVADVFARLFLTYVSMPSTDPDFRDDAALRRFAQEVLTPMAERAVGK; translated from the coding sequence ATGATCGACCCGCACTTCGTCAGCGTGATCGGCCAGGCAGTCGCCGGGGTGCCCCCCGAACACGCCGCCGACCCGACAGCCCAGCGCATCCTCGACGCCGCCGTCCACGAAGCCGCAACGGCGGGCCTGGGACGCATCACCATCGAAGACGTGGTCCGGCGCGCGGGCGTGTCACGCATGACCGCCTATCGGCGCTATCCCCGCCGCGAGGATCTGATCCAAGCGTTGATCCGCCGGGAGACCCAGCGCTTTCTGGCCGCGGTGGCCGACGCGATCGACAACACCCACGACCGCAACCACGGCGTCGCCGAGGCGTTCGTGGCGGCCATCACGTTCGCCCGTACACATCCGATGCTGAGCCGTGCAGGCCAGTTCGGGCCGCTACCGGCCACCGATTCCGCGGATCTGCTCGCGATGGGCACGGCATTCATCGCCAACTACCTTCACGGCGACGCACCCGGCGGTCCCGGGCAGGCGGAGCGCTGGGTGGCCGATGTCTTTGCCCGGCTCTTTCTGACCTATGTCTCGATGCCGTCCACCGATCCGGATTTCCGCGATGACGCAGCTTTACGCCGGTTCGCCCAGGAAGTCCTCACCCCGATGGCCGAACGCGCCGTCGGGAAGTAA
- a CDS encoding oxygenase MpaB family protein has translation MGTLRQRIIDEFQATAGRHDDPGIYGGPPGDPGLIGPGSVSWEVNADLAAVSQAGLSAIVLEILHPSVIAGVQDLSSYRQDPFRRARTTLGYVLTTTFGNTEAATRLIEQVKSIHAHVSGTRPDGVAYRALDPELLAWVHTCIPWMIMRVFERTNRPLSPHERDRYLAEQATIGRMAGADHVPSTMAELDDFVSRMRPQLSVNAQTREFIEFLLTAPFLPRLPDPLDRSMHRFAVHAGMSYAPRWARELTGFDRPSLLARPLISPALQLDVRRTRWAFGIPAYVRLARERAAGVGATNTGAP, from the coding sequence ATGGGCACGCTACGGCAACGCATCATCGACGAATTCCAGGCCACTGCCGGCCGCCACGACGATCCCGGGATCTATGGCGGTCCGCCCGGAGACCCGGGCCTGATCGGTCCGGGCAGCGTGTCCTGGGAGGTGAACGCCGACCTGGCCGCGGTGTCGCAGGCCGGATTGTCGGCGATAGTGCTGGAGATTCTGCATCCGTCGGTGATCGCCGGGGTGCAGGACCTCTCGTCGTATCGGCAGGACCCGTTCCGGCGCGCCCGTACCACCCTGGGATACGTGTTGACCACAACCTTCGGCAACACCGAGGCCGCGACGCGGCTGATCGAGCAGGTCAAGTCCATCCACGCCCACGTATCGGGCACCCGCCCCGACGGCGTGGCCTACCGGGCGCTCGATCCCGAGCTGCTGGCCTGGGTGCACACCTGCATCCCGTGGATGATCATGCGGGTGTTCGAGCGCACGAACCGTCCGCTGTCGCCGCACGAACGTGACCGCTACCTGGCCGAACAGGCCACTATCGGTCGGATGGCCGGCGCCGATCACGTGCCCTCGACCATGGCCGAACTCGATGACTTCGTGTCCCGGATGCGCCCGCAACTCAGCGTCAACGCGCAGACCCGCGAATTCATCGAATTCCTGCTCACCGCACCCTTCCTGCCGCGGCTTCCCGACCCGCTCGACCGCAGCATGCACCGCTTCGCAGTGCACGCCGGTATGAGCTACGCCCCGCGCTGGGCGCGCGAACTCACCGGATTCGATCGCCCCTCGCTGCTGGCACGGCCCCTCATCAGCCCGGCGCTGCAGCTAGATGTCCGCCGGACCAGGTGGGCATTCGGCATTCCCGCCTATGTCCGATTGGCGCGTGAACGTGCCGCCGGTGTCGGGGCCACCAACACCGGGGCGCCATGA
- the secA2 gene encoding accessory Sec system translocase SecA2: MANTSKTDSGTRTKSGRLSGRFWKLLGASTEKNQSRSMAEVTAAAEYAEKAAGLDDEQLLKAAQLLKLKDLADASDIPQFLAIAREAAERSIGQRPFDVQLQGALRMLAGDVVEMATGEGKTLSGAIAAAGYAIGGRHVHVVTINDYLARRDAEWMGPLLEALGVTVGWITEESTPDERRAAYQCDVTYASVNEIGFDVLRDQLVTDVDDLVSPNPDVALIDEADSVLVDEALVPLVLAGTTHRETPRMEIVDLVGRLKPGVDYDSDEDRRNIHLTDVGARKVEKALGGIDLYSEEHVVSTLTEINVALHAHVLLQRDVHYIVRDGKVQLINASRGRIAALQRWPDGLQAAVEAKEGIETTETGEVLDTITVQALVNRYPTVCGMTGTALAAGEQLRQFYQLGVSPIPPNMPNIREDEADRVYITAAAKNDAIVAHIVEVHATGQPVLVGTHDVAESEELYERLRKRGVPAVVLNAKNDAEEATVIAEAGKLGAVTVSTQMAGRGTDIRLGGSSETQAADHDAVVELGGLHVIGTGRQHTQRLDNQLRGRAGRQGDPGSSVFFSSWEDDVAATNLEDNKLPTETDDDGRIVSPKASGLLDHAQRIAEGKLLDIHANTWRYNQLIAQQRTIIVERRNTLLSTPAAREELAELTPKRYAELKEQLGEDGEAKLEKICRLIMLYHLDRGWADHLAFLADIRESIHLRALGRQNPLDEFHRMALDAFASLAADAIEASQQTLETSDAIESEPGIDLSKLARPTSTWTYMVRDNPLSDDSMDALSLPGIFR; encoded by the coding sequence GTGGCTAACACCTCCAAGACTGACTCCGGAACGCGAACCAAGTCGGGTCGCCTCAGCGGGAGATTCTGGAAACTGCTGGGCGCCAGCACCGAAAAGAACCAGAGTCGTTCGATGGCCGAAGTCACGGCCGCCGCCGAGTACGCCGAGAAGGCCGCTGGGCTCGACGACGAGCAGCTGCTCAAAGCTGCGCAACTGCTCAAGCTGAAGGACCTGGCCGACGCCTCCGACATCCCGCAGTTCCTGGCGATCGCCCGCGAGGCCGCCGAACGCAGCATCGGACAGCGTCCGTTCGACGTCCAGCTGCAGGGCGCGCTGCGGATGCTGGCCGGGGATGTGGTCGAGATGGCCACCGGCGAAGGCAAGACACTCTCAGGCGCCATCGCGGCCGCCGGCTACGCCATCGGTGGCCGGCACGTGCATGTGGTGACCATCAACGACTACCTGGCCCGCCGCGACGCCGAGTGGATGGGCCCGCTGCTGGAGGCACTCGGCGTCACCGTCGGATGGATCACCGAGGAGTCCACACCAGACGAACGCCGCGCGGCTTACCAGTGTGACGTCACCTACGCGTCGGTCAACGAGATCGGCTTCGATGTGCTGCGTGATCAGCTGGTCACCGACGTCGACGACTTGGTGTCGCCCAACCCCGACGTCGCGCTGATCGACGAGGCCGACTCCGTGCTGGTCGACGAGGCACTGGTGCCGCTGGTGCTGGCCGGCACCACCCACCGCGAGACCCCGCGGATGGAGATCGTCGATCTGGTCGGCCGCCTTAAGCCCGGGGTGGACTACGACTCCGACGAGGACCGCCGCAATATCCATCTCACCGATGTGGGTGCCCGCAAGGTGGAGAAGGCGCTCGGCGGAATCGACCTGTACTCCGAGGAGCATGTGGTCTCCACGCTGACCGAGATCAACGTGGCGCTACATGCCCACGTGCTGCTGCAGCGCGACGTGCACTACATCGTGCGCGACGGCAAGGTGCAGTTGATCAACGCCTCGCGCGGCCGGATCGCCGCCCTGCAGCGCTGGCCGGACGGCCTGCAAGCCGCGGTGGAGGCCAAAGAGGGCATCGAGACCACCGAGACCGGCGAGGTGCTCGACACCATCACGGTGCAGGCCCTGGTCAACCGGTACCCCACCGTGTGTGGCATGACCGGGACGGCACTGGCGGCCGGGGAGCAGCTGCGGCAGTTCTACCAGCTCGGCGTCTCACCGATCCCGCCGAACATGCCCAACATCCGTGAAGATGAGGCGGACCGGGTATACATCACCGCTGCGGCAAAAAACGATGCGATTGTGGCCCACATCGTCGAGGTGCACGCCACCGGACAGCCCGTGCTCGTAGGCACCCACGACGTGGCGGAGTCCGAAGAACTGTACGAGCGCCTGCGTAAGCGCGGCGTTCCGGCGGTGGTCCTCAATGCCAAGAACGACGCCGAAGAGGCCACCGTGATCGCCGAGGCCGGCAAGCTCGGGGCGGTCACCGTCTCCACCCAGATGGCCGGGCGGGGCACCGACATCCGGCTGGGTGGTTCCTCGGAAACGCAAGCGGCCGATCATGATGCGGTGGTCGAACTGGGCGGGCTGCACGTCATCGGAACCGGCCGTCAGCACACCCAGCGCCTCGACAACCAGTTGCGCGGTCGGGCCGGCCGCCAGGGCGACCCGGGATCCTCGGTGTTCTTCTCCAGCTGGGAAGACGATGTCGCCGCGACCAACCTGGAAGACAACAAACTGCCCACCGAGACCGACGATGATGGTCGCATCGTGAGCCCGAAGGCCTCCGGTCTGCTCGACCACGCGCAGCGCATCGCCGAGGGCAAACTGCTCGACATCCACGCCAATACCTGGCGCTACAACCAGTTGATCGCCCAGCAGCGCACCATCATCGTGGAGCGCCGCAACACGCTGTTGTCCACCCCGGCCGCCCGCGAGGAGCTTGCCGAGCTCACTCCCAAGCGCTACGCGGAGCTCAAGGAGCAGCTGGGGGAGGACGGCGAGGCCAAGCTGGAGAAGATCTGCCGTCTGATCATGCTCTACCACCTGGACCGCGGGTGGGCTGACCACCTCGCCTTCCTGGCCGACATCCGGGAGAGCATCCACCTGCGCGCGTTGGGCCGGCAGAATCCCCTCGACGAATTCCACCGGATGGCGCTGGACGCCTTCGCCTCGCTGGCCGCCGACGCCATTGAGGCATCCCAGCAGACCCTGGAGACGTCGGACGCGATCGAGTCGGAGCCCGGCATCGACTTGTCCAAGCTGGCGCGCCCCACCTCGACGTGGACCTACATGGTCCGGGACAACCCGCTGAGCGACGACAGCATGGACGCGCTGAGTCTGCCCGGGATCTTCCGCTAG